The region GGGGAAATAGGTCGACAGGACAGGCGCGTCGCGCCCACCCGGTCGACCTGTTGCGTGCCCGGCGCCGAACGAGTCAGTCCGCCCCGACCGCGAGGGGCCCCGACGGCGTGGTCACCGGTACGTGGGTGCGGGCGAGGACGAGGCCCAGCCCGAAGTCTTCGCCAGCCGAACAACCCATACGCAAACCACCCGGGCGGCCGCTACCTTCTGATGGGAGCGCTCCCGAAACGCGTCATTCGCGGATGGGCCCCACACACGAGGAGACAAGCCATATGTCCGTACTGACCCGGCGCCACCTGCTGCGCCGCGCCGCGCTCTCCGCCAGCGCCGCCACCGCGGCCCGCGTGAGCGCGGGCGCCTCGACGACGGCCGCCGTCGCGGCGAGCGCCGCCGTCACCGCCGCCTGCGACGCCGACACCGACTCCGGTCCGGACCGCAGCCCGGACCCGGAGACCCGGCTCGGCCTCCGCTTCCCGGACGGCTTCGGCTGGGGCGCGGCCACCTCGGCGTACCAGGTCGAGGGAGCGGCCAAGGAAGACGGCCGGGGCGAGTCCGTCTGGGACACCTTCAGCCACACCCCCGGCCGGACCCGGGGCGGGGACACCGGCGACGTCGCGGCCGACCACTACCACCGGTACGAGGCCGATCTCGACCTCATGCGCGACCTGGGCCTCAAGACGTACCGGTTCTCCATCTCCTGGTCCCGGATCCAGGCCGACGGCACCGGCACGCCCAACCAGCGCGGACTCGACTTCTACCGGCGGCTGGTCGACGGCCTGCTGGCCCGCGACATCGCCCCGATGGCCACCCTCTTCCACTGGGACCTCCCCCAGTCGCTACAGGACGCCGGCGGCTGGGAGAACCGCGACGTCGCCTACCGCTTCGCCGACTACGCCGACCACGTGTTCCGCGCGCTCGGCGAGAGGGTGCCGGTCTGGCTGACCGTCAACGAGCCCAAGACGGTCGTGCAGAACGGGTACGTGACCGGCCACCACGCCCCCGGCCACCGCGACCCCGACGCCGCCTACCTGGTCGCCCACCACCTGCAACTCGCGCACGGGCTCGCCGTCGCCGCACTGCGCGCCACCGGCGGCAAGACCCGGATCGGCCCCGCGCTGAACCTGCACCCCTGCTACCCCGCCGTGGAAGGTGCCGAGGCGGAGGCGGCCACCCGCCTCCGGGACGGCTACGAGAACCGGCTCTACCTGGACCCGATCTTCAAGGGCAGCTACCCCACCGACGTGCTCGACGACCTCGGACCCGACAGCCGCATGGTCAAGGGGATCCGCGACGGCGACCTGAAAATCATCTCCGCGCCGGTGGACCTGCTCGCCGTGCAGTACTACACCCCGATCTACGTCACCCCGGCCGGCGGCAGCCAACGGAAGTGGCCCACCTCGGAGGCGGACTGGCAGCAGATCTACCCCGACGGGATGTACGACATCCTGACCCGGGTACGGCGGGACTACGGCGACGTACCGCTCACCGTCACCGAGAACGGGCTGCCCACCCCGGACAAACTCGACGGCGACCGGGTCGACGACCCCGGCCGGGTCAACTTCCTGCGCGACCACTTCGCCGCCGCCCACCGGGCCATCGCCGACGGGGTACGGCTGGAGAGCTTCCACGTCTGGACGCTGCTGGACAACTTCGAGTGGAACGAGGGGTACGAGCAGCGCTGGGGCCTGGTCTACGTCGACTACCCCACCCAACGGCGCATCCTCAAGCGCAGCGCCCACTGGTACCGACGGGTGATCAAGGACAACGAGGTCTGAGCATCCCCGGTCGTGCGGTGCGCGTCCCGTCGCCGGGACGCGCACCGCACCGGCCGGTGCCGCTTGGGATACTGGCCCCTCGGTCCACGGCGTCCCGCCACGGTGACGCCCGATCCTGGGGAGAGCATTGGGTTCGGACTTCGAGGCGGCCAGCCGTCTCACCGCCTTCGGCAACCAGTTGGTCCAGGTGCACCTCTGGCTTCGGGAGCGACTCGAAGACCTCCGGGACGACGTCGACGCCTACTTCGCGGGCGAGGGCCTGCTCCCGCGCGACCTGCGGGTCCACTGCCTCAGCTTCTGCTCGGCCCTGGCCCGGCACCACACCGGCGAGGACGGCGGGGCGTTCCCGGTGATCGCCGAGGAGTTCCCGGAGCTGCGCAAGGTGATCGGCGACCTGAAGACCGACCACAACCGGATCGACTGGATCCTGGGCAGCCTGGGGAAGCTGCTGGACAACCTGCCGGTGAACCCGGATCCGGCCACCGCCACCCGGGTACGGGAGGAACTGGACGGCCTGTCGGCCATCATGGAGACCCACTTCATCTACGAGGAGAAGAAGCTGATCTCCGTACTGAACTCGATGGACGTACCGGGCTGGCGCGCGGACCGGCCGGACTTCCTGCTCAGCGGGGACGACGACAGAGGGTGAACCGCGCTCAGCCGGGGGCACAGGGCCGGAACATGCTCTCGGCGGCCGAGGCGAGGACCGTGTCGAGCCGGTCCCGGGTATCGATCAGGTCGTTGATCTGGCCCTCGATGCGTTTCCGCTCGGCCGCCAACCGGTCGAGCAGTTCGGGGCTCGCCACCCCGGTCACCACGCACGGCAGCAGCTCGACGATCGACCTGCTCGCCAGGCCGGCGGAGTAGAGCTGCTGGATCAGCCGCACCCGGTCGACCGCGCTCTCCGGATAGGTCCGCTGCCCGCTCGGGCTGCGCTCGGATGCCAGCAGCCTCTGCTCCTCGTAGTAGCGCAGGGCGCGCGTACTGACGCCCGACCTGGCGGCGAGCTCGCCGATGCGCATCGACCACTCCTCATACGTATGCCGTGGGTCACATCACTTGCCTTTGACGTCAACGTCAGGTTTTAGCGTAGTCCGCGAACCACCGCACAGCGCAATCGTCGATGTGCCCATCCGAGGAGACACCCATGAAGATCTCTGGTTCCATCGCGCTCGTCACCGGCGCCAACCGCGGAATCGGCCGGCAGTTCGCGCGGCAACTCCTGGAACGCGGCGCGAAGAAGGTCTACGCGACCGCACGCCGCCCCGAACTCGTCGACCTGCCCGGCGCGGAGGTGCTGCGCCTCGACATCACCGACCCGACCTCGGTACGGGCCGCCGCCGAGGCTGCCCCGGACGTCACGCTCCTGGTCAACAACGCCGGCATCTCCACGTACACCAACCTGGTCACCGGCGACCTCGACACCATTCGCCGGGAGATGGACACCAACTTCTACGGCACCCTCCACATGGTTCGCGCCTTCGCACCCGTACTGGGCGTCAGCGGCGGCGCGATCCTCAACATCCTGTCCGCCATGTCCTGGTTCTCGTACGACGGCGCCAACGCGTACGGCGCGGCGAAGGCGGCGCAGTGGAGCCTGACCAACGGCATCCGCCTCGAACTCGCCGGTCAGGGAACCCTGGTCACCGGGCTGCACCTGGGCGCCGCCGACACCGACATGATGGCCGGCTACGACGGCGCGATGGTCGACCCCGCCGACGTCGCACGCGCCGGACTCGACGGCATCGAGGCGGGCCGGTTCGAGGTGCTCGTCGACGACTGGA is a window of Micromonospora sp. NBC_01699 DNA encoding:
- a CDS encoding GH1 family beta-glucosidase encodes the protein MSVLTRRHLLRRAALSASAATAARVSAGASTTAAVAASAAVTAACDADTDSGPDRSPDPETRLGLRFPDGFGWGAATSAYQVEGAAKEDGRGESVWDTFSHTPGRTRGGDTGDVAADHYHRYEADLDLMRDLGLKTYRFSISWSRIQADGTGTPNQRGLDFYRRLVDGLLARDIAPMATLFHWDLPQSLQDAGGWENRDVAYRFADYADHVFRALGERVPVWLTVNEPKTVVQNGYVTGHHAPGHRDPDAAYLVAHHLQLAHGLAVAALRATGGKTRIGPALNLHPCYPAVEGAEAEAATRLRDGYENRLYLDPIFKGSYPTDVLDDLGPDSRMVKGIRDGDLKIISAPVDLLAVQYYTPIYVTPAGGSQRKWPTSEADWQQIYPDGMYDILTRVRRDYGDVPLTVTENGLPTPDKLDGDRVDDPGRVNFLRDHFAAAHRAIADGVRLESFHVWTLLDNFEWNEGYEQRWGLVYVDYPTQRRILKRSAHWYRRVIKDNEV
- a CDS encoding hemerythrin domain-containing protein — protein: MGSDFEAASRLTAFGNQLVQVHLWLRERLEDLRDDVDAYFAGEGLLPRDLRVHCLSFCSALARHHTGEDGGAFPVIAEEFPELRKVIGDLKTDHNRIDWILGSLGKLLDNLPVNPDPATATRVREELDGLSAIMETHFIYEEKKLISVLNSMDVPGWRADRPDFLLSGDDDRG
- a CDS encoding MerR family transcriptional regulator codes for the protein MRIGELAARSGVSTRALRYYEEQRLLASERSPSGQRTYPESAVDRVRLIQQLYSAGLASRSIVELLPCVVTGVASPELLDRLAAERKRIEGQINDLIDTRDRLDTVLASAAESMFRPCAPG
- a CDS encoding SDR family oxidoreductase gives rise to the protein MKISGSIALVTGANRGIGRQFARQLLERGAKKVYATARRPELVDLPGAEVLRLDITDPTSVRAAAEAAPDVTLLVNNAGISTYTNLVTGDLDTIRREMDTNFYGTLHMVRAFAPVLGVSGGAILNILSAMSWFSYDGANAYGAAKAAQWSLTNGIRLELAGQGTLVTGLHLGAADTDMMAGYDGAMVDPADVARAGLDGIEAGRFEVLVDDWSARVKASLAADPSLFYTQVPSAF